One window of the Tissierella sp. genome contains the following:
- a CDS encoding YlmC/YmxH family sporulation protein — protein sequence MRLTELGDKEIVNLNNGGRLGLIADSDFLIDENTGKIISLLVPERKFSLRIFGLENNGTEIPWNAIRKIGYDMIIIELDS from the coding sequence ATGAGATTAACAGAGTTAGGGGATAAAGAAATAGTAAATCTAAATAATGGTGGACGGCTTGGACTAATAGCTGATAGTGACTTTTTGATTGATGAAAATACGGGCAAAATCATATCTTTATTAGTTCCTGAAAGAAAATTTAGCCTAAGAATTTTTGGTTTAGAAAACAATGGTACTGAAATCCCTTGGAACGCCATTAGAAAGATTGGTTATGATATGATAATAATTGAATTAGATTCATAG
- the dut gene encoding dUTP diphosphatase, with protein MKINIINKSQMELPEYKTNGSAGLDLKADIQAPIELKSLERVLVPTGLYISIPEGYEVQIRGRSGLALKHGITLANGIGTIDSDYRGEIGVILVNLSNEPYIINRADRIAQMVFIKYEKVELIEVDDLDNTERGKGGFGHSGY; from the coding sequence ATGAAAATAAATATTATCAACAAGAGCCAAATGGAATTACCAGAGTATAAGACAAATGGTTCTGCAGGATTAGATTTAAAAGCAGATATACAGGCTCCTATTGAGTTAAAATCTTTAGAAAGGGTATTGGTTCCAACTGGTCTTTATATTTCAATACCGGAAGGATATGAGGTTCAAATAAGAGGAAGATCTGGACTTGCATTAAAGCATGGAATAACATTAGCAAATGGTATAGGAACAATTGATAGCGATTATAGAGGGGAAATAGGAGTAATTCTTGTCAATCTCAGCAATGAACCATATATTATAAATAGAGCTGATAGAATCGCCCAAATGGTATTTATAAAATATGAAAAAGTAGAACTTATAGAAGTTGATGATTTAGATAATACAGAAAGAGGAAAAGGCGGATTTGGTCATTCTGGATATTAG
- a CDS encoding pitrilysin family protein, whose amino-acid sequence MYLIDKLDNGIRVVMEDIPYVNSVSIGVIIDTGSIKEDKLNYGISHFIEHMLFKGTNKRTAKNIAESIDNIGGQLNAFTGKESTCFYAKVLYNHYDIALDVLSDMLCNSVFAEEEIEKEKSVILEEINMYLDLPEDLASETLNELMFNNTSLGHPILGTENSIKDINRDKIVEYFHTNYIPENIVISVAGKLNTKEILKELNYYFGRLNNTNKLHNQNIIINNSYSFTNKLKGIYKDTEQLNLCIGMEGVSYLSNQMEALLVLNNVVGGSMSSRLFQKIREELAIAYIIESFPSPFKDIGVFNMYVGLDSTQILKTLDYIAMEINDIKKNLITKEELAKSKEQLKGSYVLGMEGTFSRMYEIGKSLSIYNIVESPAEVLEKIEKVNIEDIYNLVNIVFNKEKVNIAYVGELPEKDSTEEKIKNILF is encoded by the coding sequence ATGTATTTAATAGATAAATTAGATAATGGCATAAGGGTTGTAATGGAAGATATTCCTTATGTGAATTCTGTATCCATTGGAGTTATTATTGATACAGGTTCAATAAAAGAGGACAAGCTAAATTATGGAATATCACATTTCATTGAACATATGTTATTTAAAGGAACAAATAAGAGAACTGCAAAGAATATTGCCGAATCAATAGATAATATAGGGGGGCAGTTAAACGCCTTTACAGGAAAAGAGAGTACTTGTTTTTATGCTAAGGTGCTATATAATCATTACGATATAGCGCTAGATGTATTATCAGATATGCTCTGCAACTCAGTTTTTGCCGAAGAGGAAATCGAAAAAGAAAAATCGGTTATATTAGAGGAAATAAATATGTATTTAGACTTACCAGAAGATTTAGCTAGTGAGACATTAAATGAGTTAATGTTTAATAACACTTCTTTAGGTCATCCAATACTGGGTACAGAAAATAGTATTAAAGATATAAATAGAGATAAAATTGTTGAATATTTTCATACAAATTATATACCAGAAAACATTGTTATTTCAGTAGCTGGAAAACTAAACACAAAGGAAATTTTAAAAGAATTAAATTATTATTTTGGAAGACTTAATAATACTAATAAATTGCATAATCAAAATATTATTATTAATAATTCATACAGTTTTACTAATAAACTAAAAGGAATTTATAAAGATACAGAACAATTAAATTTATGTATAGGAATGGAAGGTGTATCTTATTTATCTAATCAAATGGAAGCTTTATTAGTATTAAACAATGTTGTCGGTGGTAGTATGAGTTCTAGACTGTTTCAAAAAATCCGTGAAGAATTAGCTATCGCTTATATAATCGAGTCCTTTCCTTCTCCTTTTAAAGACATAGGTGTTTTTAATATGTATGTAGGGTTAGATTCTACTCAGATACTTAAGACATTAGATTATATTGCTATGGAAATTAATGATATTAAGAAAAATCTAATTACAAAAGAAGAATTAGCTAAATCCAAAGAGCAGCTAAAAGGTAGCTATGTACTAGGAATGGAAGGAACATTTAGTAGAATGTATGAAATTGGTAAATCATTATCAATATATAATATTGTAGAATCACCTGCTGAAGTATTAGAAAAAATTGAAAAGGTGAATATCGAAGATATATATAATCTAGTTAATATTGTTTTTAATAAAGAAAAAGTAAATATTGCTTATGTTGGTGAACTTCCTGAGAAAGATTCTACTGAAGAAAAAATTAAAAATATACTATTTTAA
- a CDS encoding polysaccharide deacetylase family protein, with amino-acid sequence MRLIIINKKTLFTISIILFISLLLILATYIYNNKTEEIFNPDVYYKGNIDEKTIAFACNVDWGNDYIPPMLEIFKDNDIKITYFVTGKWAEKNEELLKMIYNEKHEIGNHGYNHADYDKLTYEKNREEILKTHDVIKSILNIDSKYFAPPSGAFSENTIKACSELDYNLILWSIDTIDWRKDSYKDIIVRRVTEKAHNAAIVLMHPTEETIKALPEIINYLYENGYKIGTISDVMKK; translated from the coding sequence ATGAGACTAATAATTATAAACAAAAAGACTTTGTTCACTATTTCAATTATTTTATTTATATCATTATTGCTGATACTAGCAACATATATTTACAACAACAAAACAGAAGAAATTTTTAATCCAGATGTATACTATAAGGGTAATATAGATGAAAAGACAATTGCATTTGCATGTAATGTAGACTGGGGAAATGATTATATTCCACCAATGTTAGAGATTTTTAAAGATAATGATATTAAGATTACATATTTTGTAACTGGAAAATGGGCTGAAAAAAATGAAGAACTATTAAAAATGATTTATAATGAAAAACATGAGATTGGAAATCATGGGTATAATCATGCAGATTATGACAAATTAACTTATGAAAAAAACAGAGAAGAGATACTAAAAACACATGATGTAATTAAATCAATTTTAAATATAGATTCTAAATATTTTGCTCCTCCTTCAGGAGCCTTTAGTGAAAATACAATAAAAGCATGTAGTGAATTAGACTACAATCTTATATTATGGAGCATTGATACAATAGATTGGAGAAAGGATAGTTATAAAGACATTATTGTGAGAAGAGTTACAGAAAAGGCTCATAATGCAGCTATTGTTTTAATGCATCCTACAGAAGAAACTATAAAAGCTCTTCCAGAAATTATAAATTATCTATATGAAAATGGTTATAAAATTGGTACAATAAGTGATGTAATGAAAAAATAA
- a CDS encoding polyribonucleotide nucleotidyltransferase produces the protein MEKKFQFKLAGRDLHVSIGKVAEQAGGACLVQYGDTVVLANATASKQPRDGIDFFPLSVDYEEKLYSVGKIPGGFIKREGRPSEKAILSSRLIDRPIRPLFPEGYRNDVQVITTVLSVDQDHSPEIVAMIGSSIALSVSDIPFNGPTGSVLVGLIDGKFIINPTSVEREKSDIHLVVSGTKDAIMMVEAGANEVSEETMLNGILAGHSEIAKICDFIESIKQEVGKKKKEYTISKPSEEIQEKLIAYGREKMVSAISTFDKQERLENIDNVSKELKEVFLIDYPEFEKDIAEIIENMLRDEVRRLILEEGMRPDSRKLDEIRPISSEVGLLPRTHGSGLFTRGQTQVLTIATLGAISDAQIIDGLGEEESKRYMHHYNFPPYSVGDTRPVRGPGRREIGHGALAERALEPVIPSEEDFPYTIRLVSEVLSSNGSSSQASVCGSTLALLDAGVPIKAPVAGIAMGLIKENNRVSILSDIQGMEDHLGDMDFKVAGTKDGITAIQMDIKISGIDKPILEEALEKARIGRLHILGKMNETISSPREDLSAYAPKIYTMQINPDKIRDIIGPGGKIINKIIDETGVKIDINDDGKIFIGSVSSEGGERAMELINNIVKEIEVGEIYLGKVTRITNFGAFVDVLNGKEGLVHISNIARERVNKVEDVLAIGDEILVKVMEIDNQGRVNLSRKVLLPEEPKTIE, from the coding sequence ATGGAAAAGAAATTTCAATTTAAATTAGCAGGAAGAGACCTACATGTTTCTATAGGTAAGGTTGCTGAACAGGCTGGGGGAGCTTGTTTGGTGCAATACGGGGATACAGTCGTCCTAGCAAATGCCACTGCTTCTAAACAGCCTAGAGATGGTATAGACTTTTTTCCACTTAGTGTTGACTATGAAGAAAAGCTATACTCAGTTGGTAAGATACCAGGTGGTTTTATTAAAAGAGAAGGTAGACCAAGTGAAAAAGCGATTCTTTCATCAAGGTTAATAGACAGACCCATTAGACCTTTATTTCCAGAAGGATATAGGAACGATGTACAAGTTATAACTACAGTATTATCAGTAGATCAAGATCATTCACCAGAAATTGTAGCTATGATTGGATCTTCAATTGCCTTATCTGTTTCAGATATTCCTTTTAATGGACCAACTGGATCAGTACTTGTAGGTTTAATTGATGGAAAATTCATAATAAATCCAACAAGTGTAGAAAGAGAAAAGTCTGATATTCATTTAGTTGTATCAGGTACAAAAGATGCTATTATGATGGTTGAAGCAGGAGCTAATGAAGTAAGTGAAGAAACTATGCTTAATGGTATTCTAGCAGGACATTCTGAAATTGCAAAGATATGTGACTTTATTGAAAGTATCAAGCAAGAAGTAGGAAAGAAAAAGAAAGAATATACTATATCTAAACCTAGTGAAGAAATTCAAGAAAAGTTAATCGCTTATGGAAGAGAAAAAATGGTTAGTGCAATAAGTACTTTTGATAAGCAAGAAAGATTAGAAAACATAGACAATGTTAGTAAAGAATTAAAGGAAGTATTTTTAATAGACTATCCTGAGTTTGAAAAAGATATAGCAGAAATTATTGAGAATATGTTGAGGGATGAAGTAAGAAGACTTATTCTAGAAGAGGGAATGAGACCTGATAGTAGAAAATTAGATGAAATTCGTCCAATTTCTTCTGAAGTAGGTTTATTGCCAAGAACTCATGGTTCTGGATTGTTTACAAGAGGACAGACTCAAGTTTTAACTATTGCTACCTTAGGTGCAATAAGTGATGCCCAGATAATTGATGGACTTGGAGAAGAAGAATCCAAGAGATATATGCATCATTATAATTTTCCACCATATTCAGTTGGAGATACTAGACCTGTTAGAGGGCCAGGTAGAAGAGAAATAGGTCATGGTGCTTTGGCAGAAAGAGCATTGGAACCAGTTATACCTTCAGAAGAGGACTTCCCATATACTATAAGACTAGTTTCAGAAGTTCTTAGTTCAAACGGATCTTCTTCACAAGCTAGTGTATGTGGTAGTACTTTAGCTTTGCTTGATGCAGGTGTACCAATTAAAGCACCAGTAGCTGGTATCGCAATGGGATTGATAAAAGAGAATAATAGAGTATCAATATTATCAGACATACAAGGTATGGAAGATCATTTAGGAGATATGGACTTTAAAGTAGCAGGCACCAAGGACGGGATTACTGCTATCCAAATGGATATTAAAATATCTGGAATAGACAAACCTATTCTAGAAGAAGCTTTAGAAAAAGCAAGGATTGGACGACTTCATATACTTGGCAAAATGAATGAAACTATTTCAAGTCCAAGAGAAGATCTGTCAGCTTATGCTCCAAAAATATATACTATGCAAATTAATCCTGATAAAATAAGAGACATCATTGGGCCAGGCGGAAAAATCATCAATAAGATAATAGATGAAACTGGAGTTAAGATTGACATAAATGATGATGGAAAGATTTTTATCGGTTCTGTTTCTTCAGAAGGTGGAGAAAGAGCTATGGAATTAATTAATAACATAGTTAAGGAGATAGAAGTTGGGGAAATATATCTTGGAAAAGTTACTAGAATAACTAATTTTGGTGCTTTTGTTGATGTACTGAATGGTAAAGAAGGGCTAGTTCATATATCCAATATTGCTAGAGAAAGAGTCAATAAAGTTGAAGATGTTTTAGCTATAGGAGATGAAATATTAGTAAAAGTTATGGAAATAGATAATCAAGGCAGGGTAAACCTGTCAAGGAAAGTACTATTGCCAGAAGAACCTAAAACTATAGAGTAA
- the rpsO gene encoding 30S ribosomal protein S15 has protein sequence MLTKEIKDQIINDYKLHEGDTGSPEVQIAILTYRINLLNEHLKAHKKDHHSRRGLLKMVGQRRNLLRYLQNNDIERYRSLIEKLGIRG, from the coding sequence ATGTTAACTAAAGAAATTAAGGACCAAATAATTAATGATTACAAATTGCATGAAGGTGATACTGGTTCACCTGAAGTTCAAATTGCAATCTTAACTTACAGAATCAATTTACTAAATGAGCATTTAAAGGCTCATAAAAAAGATCACCATTCAAGAAGAGGTTTACTTAAGATGGTAGGTCAGAGAAGAAATCTTCTAAGATATCTACAAAACAATGATATTGAGAGATATCGTTCTTTAATTGAAAAATTAGGCATCAGAGGTTAA
- a CDS encoding bifunctional riboflavin kinase/FAD synthetase, giving the protein MEIIELLNYNEKRFETAIALGNFDGIHLGHQELIKIVVAKSKELGIKSSLLLFKEHTKAIIDNSKPYMITNNYQKYRIAKELGVDIVYLIDFNSELMNLSPEEFVKDIIKDKMNGKLVIVGFDYRFGHKASGDTNYLLELSEKHKFDLIIVDPVFNNEEVVSSTTIREMISLGKMYDVSKLLGRPYCIIGTVIHGKNRGNKLGFPTANIKPVDNYIIPKNGVYFTNTIIDNKRYISATNIGLNPTFNENILKIETYILDFNGDLYDKSLEIEFIDFMRDDIKFANKEALIEQMEEDIKLIKNRH; this is encoded by the coding sequence ATGGAAATAATTGAGCTATTAAATTATAACGAAAAAAGATTTGAAACAGCAATAGCACTTGGAAACTTTGATGGAATTCATCTAGGACATCAAGAATTAATAAAAATTGTTGTGGCAAAATCCAAAGAGCTTGGTATAAAATCTTCTCTATTATTATTTAAAGAACATACAAAAGCTATAATAGACAACAGCAAACCATATATGATTACAAATAACTATCAAAAATATAGAATTGCTAAAGAGTTAGGCGTAGATATTGTATACCTTATAGATTTTAATAGTGAATTAATGAATTTATCTCCAGAAGAATTTGTTAAGGATATTATAAAAGATAAAATGAATGGTAAGCTTGTTATTGTGGGATTTGACTATAGATTCGGTCATAAAGCGTCTGGAGATACTAATTATTTATTGGAGCTAAGTGAAAAACACAAATTTGATCTTATCATAGTTGATCCTGTATTTAATAATGAAGAAGTTGTCAGTAGTACTACCATAAGAGAAATGATTTCTTTAGGTAAGATGTATGATGTATCAAAATTGTTAGGTAGACCATATTGCATCATTGGAACCGTTATACATGGTAAAAATAGAGGAAATAAACTAGGTTTTCCAACTGCAAATATTAAGCCCGTGGATAATTATATAATACCTAAAAATGGAGTATATTTTACAAATACAATAATAGATAATAAAAGGTATATTTCAGCTACTAATATTGGATTGAATCCAACGTTTAATGAAAATATATTAAAAATTGAAACTTATATTTTAGATTTTAATGGAGATTTATATGACAAATCATTAGAAATAGAGTTTATTGATTTTATGAGAGATGATATTAAGTTTGCAAATAAAGAAGCTTTGATTGAGCAAATGGAAGAAGATATCAAATTAATTAAAAATAGACATTAA
- the truB gene encoding tRNA pseudouridine(55) synthase TruB yields the protein MNGVINFYKPKGMTSHDAVNLLRKALKTKKIGHTGTLDPNASGVLPLCVGKGTRIAEYLLDIDKEYIGELTLGLRTDTQDQDGKIIASSEKKVSQNEIIAVMSKYTGEISQIPPMYSALKHKGRKLYELAREGIEIERKPRNIKIYENNILYIDDNRKILFYTRCSRGTYIRTLCDDIGIELGTYGYMSYLLRVGVGPFKIENSYSIDYIKSLNIEEISKIITPMDKALDHFDNIVIEKELYPKLINGVTLPIDPEKEYIVNKLYKVYCNDTFIGLGRPINSNSDIILKMDKVLII from the coding sequence ATGAATGGTGTAATTAATTTTTATAAACCAAAAGGCATGACTTCCCATGATGCAGTTAATTTACTAAGAAAAGCTCTGAAAACTAAAAAAATCGGGCATACTGGAACACTAGATCCAAATGCATCTGGGGTATTGCCTCTATGTGTAGGCAAGGGTACAAGAATTGCAGAATATCTTCTTGATATAGATAAAGAATATATAGGTGAATTAACCCTTGGCCTTCGAACAGATACTCAAGACCAAGATGGTAAAATAATAGCTTCATCAGAAAAAAAGGTAAGTCAAAATGAAATAATTGCTGTAATGTCAAAATACACTGGCGAAATCAGCCAAATTCCGCCAATGTATTCTGCCTTAAAACATAAAGGTAGAAAATTATATGAACTTGCTCGTGAAGGAATAGAAATTGAAAGAAAACCTAGAAATATAAAAATATACGAGAATAATATATTATATATAGATGATAATAGGAAAATACTTTTTTACACTCGATGCTCTAGAGGAACTTACATTAGAACGCTATGTGATGATATAGGTATTGAACTTGGCACCTATGGATATATGTCATATCTACTAAGAGTTGGAGTTGGACCATTTAAAATTGAAAACTCCTATAGTATTGATTATATTAAGTCATTAAATATAGAAGAAATATCAAAAATCATAACTCCAATGGATAAAGCTCTAGACCATTTTGATAATATTGTTATTGAAAAAGAGCTGTATCCGAAACTGATAAATGGAGTTACTTTACCAATAGATCCAGAAAAAGAGTATATAGTTAATAAATTATATAAGGTTTATTGTAATGATACTTTTATAGGATTAGGAAGACCAATAAATAGTAATTCAGATATAATTTTAAAAATGGACAAAGTATTAATTATATAG